GGAGTTTTGCTCCAAGAACAAAAAACATCTTAAATGTTCAAACTGGGCGCACATGCTAGTCAGGTGTGCGCgccaattgccgttcggcaatcgaattttccgtattttcttgaattttggcaatcgcggattgccgaaaatggcccatcgctgaaaatttccaaaaccggcaattaccgaaatttccgattgccgcgcacccctgatGCTAGTCCAGTTCAAAGAGGATACGTAAACTTTGAACGTACAATTTCAATATAATCTAAAATTGTTAGTTCACtggttcaatttttatatatcttctctttcatttttctcacgATATTGATGTATTTCTTATCCAAAAGTTGTCAGCATATTTAGTGCATAATCATGAGAGACTCATCAATATGCAAAAATATCAACTGTATAAAACAATGGAAGATGTCAAAGAAAATCACTTCGACATGTTTCTTCGACCATCTACCTTACTTCTAACTTTATTCTTGGCATTGGTTGCTGGATCAGCGATCCGAAAAGATGTGGACGAGTTTGATTCAAATAAAGGAAAAGATGGTATTGTAGATGGAGACATTATGCTTACTGAAGCTCAGCTTCGAATTCTCAATGGAACCGCAAAACGTTCAAAAAGGCAGATCAcaaagatttggaaaaaatggccaGATGCAAAAGTATTTTATTACTACGAAAATGAATTcagtaagtttaaaaaaatttatattcaagTTGTTATGTAAACTTAATTCCAGCAAGTCTTAAACGAGAATTGATGTCATATGCGATGGCCCATATCAGTTCGAACACTTGTGTCAAATTCCAAGAAAGTAATTCAGCAACGAACAGAATTCGTTTTACAAATACAGGAGGATGTGCTTCCTATATTGGAATGAATGGAGGAGAACAAACCTTGTGGTTCGGAGATGGATGTCTTATCGTGAGTTTGAGAcgactttgaaaaattagctgATTTTGAGATTAGTTAGAGTTCaacctgaaaaatatgtttagcTGATGTTACAACGAACCCCCGTATAAAATAAGAATTAAATTTAGTTTGGTACTGCTGTTCACGAAATCATGCACTCTCTTGGACTGTTCCACACGCACTCTCGTTTTGATCGTGATAACTTCCTGTCGGTCAGCTACAAAGATGTTCCTGAAAATATGGTTGGAAACTTGGAAAAAGAAACTGAACAAACGACGTACAATGCTGTACCTTTCGAATATGGAAGCACTATGTTGTACAGATACAACACCTTCGGAGAGGGAACCCTTGTTTCAAAGAACGAAGATTATCAGAAAACAATGGGATTGCGTCGAGTGTCATTCTACGATTTGGTCAATATAAACGTTCGATATTCTTGCGGTTGTGCTAAGAGTTTGACATGTGAGAATGGTGGATATACAAATCCATCCAATTGTGCTACTTGTGTCTGCCCGACTGGATTTGCTGGAACTCTTTGCAACGAAGCAGTcagttgtaaaaaaataatttgctcACCTAAATTCAGACGTTTTCAGCCAAGTAATACTATCAAGCTCACCGCAGAATCTTATTGGAAAGGATATTGGGTTAATTTTGGGTACAGTACCTCAATTCAAACTACCAACTATTACTTGGCTTACTTGTGGATCACTGCGCCAGCTGACAAAACGATTGAGGTTAAGATAATGGATCTCTCAGGTTTCACATGCTCTTACGGATGCAATTACAATGGAGTGGAGGTTAAATATATGGGTGATCCGAGAATTAC
This is a stretch of genomic DNA from Caenorhabditis elegans chromosome V. It encodes these proteins:
- the nas-17 gene encoding Zinc metalloproteinase nas-17 (Partially confirmed by transcript evidence), which produces MQKYQLYKTMEDVKENHFDMFLRPSTLLLTLFLALVAGSAIRKDVDEFDSNKGKDGIVDGDIMLTEAQLRILNGTAKRSKRQITKIWKKWPDAKVFYYYENEFTSLKRELMSYAMAHISSNTCVKFQESNSATNRIRFTNTGGCASYIGMNGGEQTLWFGDGCLIFGTAVHEIMHSLGLFHTHSRFDRDNFLSVSYKDVPENMVGNLEKETEQTTYNAVPFEYGSTMLYRYNTFGEGTLVSKNEDYQKTMGLRRVSFYDLVNINVRYSCGCAKSLTCENGGYTNPSNCATCVCPTGFAGTLCNEAPSNTIKLTAESYWKGYWVNFGYSTSIQTTNYYLAYLWITAPADKTIEVKIMDLSGFTCSYGCNYNGVEVKYMGDPRITNPLRCCAQDTEYLNQVISSKQNPTPIVMQQRYGSSKLTIHYRYVDTPLSSNKKSTNGYDNYQYYV